In the Anomalospiza imberbis isolate Cuckoo-Finch-1a 21T00152 chromosome 3, ASM3175350v1, whole genome shotgun sequence genome, CAGTTCAACTGATTTTATCTTAATTTCAAATACCAGTGTTGAACTTGGAATTGAActtttaatcttcttttcttAAGCTGTGTGAAAGACATCACATACAACTTTGCACCTGTTCATGGAAACTAAATCACAGCAGTTTCAGAACAGTGACATTCAAGTGCAGCTAGGAAGTTGGGAATTTCTGTTCTTCCCAGTAAGTCTATGAAGTCACAGACTAAAGCATATTTTCATCTAACCAAATTCACTCATGCACACTTCACCTGCAAAGACACCAGATGTGTGCaataaaatacagtatttcttACTGCAAGGACTGGAACAAAAAATTCACATAATTACATTGTTCAACCTACCTACCTTTGCAGGAGGCTTCCAGACATAACCATACTTGATGCCAGATATAGAGATAAATGGaacatttcaaatatttcaagcAAACTGAAGGCTTAATTCACAGGCTTCAGGTATAAAAGAGAGATCACAACAACTTCAGCAACCTACGTTTTATGTTTGAACCACCCATATCAAACGGGTAGATGAACGTGatggaagggaaaaagagaagaaatatatttctaacttaaaaataaattctgagaTGTGAATTCGTTGCCTCAAGCAACAATTCAGGAGTTTGTTTTGGCAGCAATATTTAGCAATACCCTAAAAGATAATTACCTGCCCTGTCAACACAAGTTATCATTACTTTGATTAGCCCCCTAAACTTTAAGATGTTTCATGTTTAAGTTAACAGAACAGTTTATGATCTTGACCGTTTTTTTCTGGTAAGACAGCACCCACATCTGAGAGGCCAGGCAGTTATACTGATGGCAGTACTGAGAACATTATTTCCCAGGTTAAAACAAAAAGTCTTATAAAAAAAGTAAGTGTGATGAAGTACAGAACCACTATTTTACTCAATTTCACAATGAGCAAACCATGACTATGAATTTCctaatttaaatacaaattacaAAGCTTTCTCCAGAGACTTATCTTGCAATTAACCATATGACGATTCCAAGAAGCAATGCTCCAACAGCAAGTATAATAATGAGTATGCACATCTTCTTTCGGGATCTTTGCtggcaacagaaaaaaaaaacaaagttcaTTGAAAACTGTAACACATCAGAACATCAGAAAATTATTCAGATGCTTTTATTGTCCTACTGCTTGTGCAATCTAACTGAATTGTGTTCTTACATATAAAGATGGTCAAGACATCTAAAGACattcaaggaaagaaaaagctgtcTGAATTATTTTATGGCTATATTCAACAGAATGATTATCAGTGGTATTTTCTGGTAAACATAATAAATTAGTTAAAGAAAACACAGTAAGGTAATGAATGGATGTAATTAGAACTCTGGGGGAAGTAACATGAGCATAGAGAAGGAAATGGACAATCAGTTGTACAACAGAGAAAGTAGAAATGGtctgctagaaaaaaaaatgctattaGTGTATATACAGAAGGGAACAATGGAGTACAATTTTGGGCTGCTGTGTATCCATTCACAGTTATTTTAAAGGTGTTTTTGCCAAGTTTCTTAGGTAGAATGTGCtcttaaacaaaacaaacaaaaaaaaaaaccaaaaacaaaaaaaaaaaaaagatgagacATGACTAGAGAACCACTTAAATAGATGTCACTACAATAAAGTCCAAATTATGAGCATGTTGAGAACTTTCACATTTCCCATATAGGTCTGTAACTTGAGATACCAAAGCACTCAAGACCAGCAGCAATCTTTCATCCTTTACGTGAAGGGTACAGAACCTGAAGGTTTCCTTCACAGGATGGAAGAAAATTACCAAATGGGTTTCTCGGGCTCTTGCTGATAGCCAAGGAAGAACAACTCTCAAATCTTGGGTTTCTAGGCCATAGCCCCAGAAGTAAAGCTAATCTGTACTGTACTTGGCAAAAGTTCTTCTGCCTGGGTGGTTttgatgttgtttttttttaattttcctctctgAAGAATAACACCTGTGTCAGTTCTCTGACCAGTAATAGCCAGACCACCAAATTTCATAGCAATTCTCTTTTTCTAATTTGATTGTCTCATTGCCACTTCTCCCACCATCAAACTAAGATTTGTTCATgtcatttttttatttgctagAACTCAATCAGTTTGCTGGAGTACCTTCCTCCTGTGTCCATTATCTCCTTACACTCACAATCTCTCCCTTCTGCATCCTGCTGACCTCCCTCTTACCAGAAATGCATTGAAGTCAAACATTTCCCCTGTAATACTACTAAAGCAAGGCATGGTAAACTTATTTCAACATACAATTGACCATTTCTACAAGTGCTGAAGCAACCTGGCTTTGCCTATATTGCTCTGCTGTGCAATCCACAGGGGAGATGAATGATACAGAGCTCATCCAACCACAAACAGGAGCTATAGGGGTATCAACAGCCTTGTCCCTCCCAGCACACCTGGGCCTCTAACACTTCCTTGAGGGTGTCAGGCCAGATACAATAGTTGCTGAAATTTTTCAGCACCTTAGAACAAGGATAAGTTTTCAGGCAAAGGAAAGTTCAAATCCAAAGCAAACTACACACTCCTTTCATCCAAACACAGAGCAACTCTGCAGTGTTTGGTGCTACCTGCAAGACCCACTGAACAGAAGCTTGTCAAGTCTTGATAACCTTTCTTTGAGATTGGAAGATCCTTTGCTCCTCAAAATAAATCATGaagcttttcattttaaatttcaaCCAGGAAACGTATACCTTACACTGAAATTTTTGGCTGCTATTacttttttcagaattttttaagTATCAAAATAGGAGTCATCAAATGTACTTAAGGTGACAATTAGTCCCACTGAGAATACAGCTCAAAGATGCACCCTCTCCTACTACTGAAATCAGCAGGCAGTCTTTCAGAAATTCTGTCACTCATTTACTGCCCTAGCTACTACTAACACACATaagaggattttttaaaaaaaaagtctaaggACTAACTCTAACTTAAAGGGAAGATTAATTACTAATACAATTATTTCTAATAAGTTACAAAAATGTTATAAAGAAGTGGCATTTAAAGGTATTAAAAGgcttttttaaaagtttgaCCGTTTGAAATATGTTTTTAGCATCAAAGTAGCAAGTAACAAAAGCTGGATATATACAGCTTCAGGAAGATTTTAGACAGCAAAAATTGGTTCTAACTGGCCACATCTTCAGAAGGTTTTCCTGCCCATCTTCCCTACTCCTCCAGAGATCTCCAAAGGCTTGCTCTCCCTTATACAGGAACCTTTAACTTCTTGAATTATAAAAGCAGGACTCTGTTTGTGTAaggtttttttgttagttttgggatgtttgtttgttttaattaaatgtgTAACTCCAGGTGCTCTCATAGAATCTCAAAAAGTTCTGAAACAGTCTGGCTGGAAACAGCCTCACAGGAAACCCAAAGCTTTCAGAAGTCACTGACTTATTTTATATTGACCTAGAAATACCATTGTAGTCTAACATAAACCTTTAAGTCTTCAAGCATTGAGGAACTTGCTAGGCAAAATCTGAAGTGCATAAGAAAGTGTAAGTCAGGACTACTGCAGGGCAGCTTCACACAACTGGCATTACCTGGTAGTTCGCTGCTCTTGACAGCTGCTGGTTTGCTTGCTGCACGTGTACATCTGCATTTTCCACATTGGCTTCTATGCTGtctttgttttgaaaagaaagatttcAAATTTTGATAAGTCATAACCCAGACAAAGGTTTGGAATGCTGAAATATACTGGAGAGCATATAAATAGCTGCCCGAAAATGCTGGTGTCTACATCAGTATTCATCAGCGTACCTTGTATTATGAAAGCTTAACCCATCCTACACCTATGCCTGAGTTCATTCCAGAACTGTTCAGGCAATAATTGGCTGAATTCATGTCAAGTAACAGCTCTCCCATCCTGCATGCAGGGCTAAAACTCTGATACCAATCAGGGCAGAAATTTCCAGTACTTctaccattttttttccttttaaaatttccttttactTGTCCTCCAACTTGCTACAGACTACTTTCTGCTTAGATTAAAAGAAGTCCTAAGGGTTATGAAACAGAGGCAATGGACCAAACAATATCCCAAGAGGCATGATTCTAGTTTGGTGTTCTATCATATTGACACAGATTGTATTTTTTCAGTAGAAAAACATGAACCGATTATGGGTTAAGGCGATAAAAAAAGCTCTGAAAATTATGTTCTGGACATAGACAAGAGCATGGCTTAGCAGTTGCTGCAGAAAATGGATTCTTCAATCACATTTTGTTAAAACAATAAACTTGTTTGCATGAAAGGCAAAGCATGAATCTTTGCTAAATCTGCACACTTAGATTCATTAACAAATACAATAAAATGTCCCACAAACTCCAATTTTATGTACAAACAGTTCAAAAAACTACTTCAAAGACATTTTGTACACATTAAAAACTGCATGTTTTAAACCAGATTTTAAGCGCTCTTTCTTACCGTAATCCTAGTCATCTCAGCCCAGTCTACCCATTATTAGGTTGTATCTGATTTGCTTTAGCATTGATAGTGTCATTAGAGGAATTTTTCCAGCAAAAAGGTCTACACTGCAGCTGTCCAGAGAAActgaataaaacaaattaagaTAATTTAATTGGACTTACCTATCACATCACCCTGTTCATGAATCATCATTCCTAGATCTTTGAAAATTTCATTGATGTCCATAATATCAGCCTACAAAATGGAATCATTAATGTACATCACACATTTTAGTATCTATGTGCATTTAAATATGAATACTGTTACTTCTCCTCCAGGGTGTTCATCCATGACTCTTTATACTGCAGgatgaaaaaaaaccttaatgTGCTTATTTTGAAGGTTTTTCTGGTACTTTTAGTAGGAGTTTATGAAACACTTACTTACTTCTGTTtcaatgaaacagaaaatctcTATTTccagaaatgttaaaaaaaatccacttagAAATGTACATGTTGAACAATACATTGGGAAGGCATGTGAGGAGAGGTATAATTTTGCTACATTTGTATTCACTGTTTAAAATGGTTCTATAATATGACcttattggaaaaaaattgcacTTTTTCTTGCAATCACATGAGCACTCTTATTCCACAGCAGAACTGCTGAAGTTAAACACAGTATATCAAAACATGGCTTTCATACAGTAGATTTCAAATGTATGTTTCATATCTAAAGGTAATATTTGCAGTTTTGAAGAGAAAACACATACCCACAGACAAATCCAAGCTGCTCAAGAGTCATGCCTCCAATTAATGCTCATGGTCctttaaaaatgctattttttggAATGTCAAAAACATGTTCTGCTGTAAAACCACCTGTACTTACTTCAAGCTGCCTAATGGAAGATTCCCTCTCCTCGATAAGACGGAGGTCATCTTCTGTAATTTCTTCATCTTGCACTTGTGCTTGTGGTTGACTATCagacaaaaaacacaaaaccaacacCCATGCAGAATTGAACAAACACAATGAGAAATTATTCATAAGGATAAAACTACAGTTAAATACATAGCACATTTTACATTATCAGTTAATAAAATGGTGTGGTTTTACCCTTGTCTGTCCCTGGCTAACAGAAATGGTATGACCATCACAGCTTTGGTGtagcagagctgctggtgcagtgctgcacagagcaggtgACTTACTGGAAATTCTGGGAATGAATACAAGGTCAAAGTTCCTTCTGAATTATCAAATGCATCGTTTACATCTATCTGAGCAACAAAAAAGAATCTGAGACTAAGAAACAGTTCTTGAAGAATATGGAAATAATGGGAATTCCCAGTAAACACTAGGGCCTTACCACAACAGCTTTACTTTATTAAGTTGGACGCTTCTTCCCTAAGTTTGGGTCCTAGAAAACACAGATGCAGCTTAGGGGAGCTAAAGAACATGGCTGCAGCTGAAGCATCATGAAAAAAGGAGGGACATTATGTGAActgcttctttttctcccaATGTATGTCATCAAAGTATCTTTATgctaaacacaaaaaaaacccataggCAGCTTGCTTCCCTGCAGGCCTTCACTATTCTGAGCTAGGATAAGGCATATTAAGTAATTCAACCTACCTGTCCCAAGAGACAAGTGTTCCTTCTTTGTAGTTATCTTCTGGAGCCCCACCCTACATGAtcaatgtttaaaaatataagtAAAACATTATAGCCCTGAAAAGAGCACTGGCAGAATTTCTATAATGAGTCAATACTGGAAGGTTTCTAGTAAGTCAAACTGAAACATGATTCAACACGTTCTCATCCTGATTTTGCTTTATGCATGCATAAGGCTGAAATACGAGTAAAAGCATTCAGCTCAGAACTGCCTGCTACAACTTACAAGTACAGAACGTGTACTTGGCACAGAGTGAAAAGGCAAAATTGATATACTGACAAGGAAAATCTGAAGCTACTCAGCACTCCTCCACCTTAATACTCCACTGAAATCTGGTAAGTCATTcttccccaaaggaaaaaatctgTTGATATGTAAAGGCAGAgtaaaagcatttcaaaattcACTAGGAGTTGCTTTTGCAAGATCACAGCATGAACAGGGGCAGTTTGTTCCTTTCTGTGATAAAGGCAAGGAAAAAGTAGTAGTTGTTGAGGGAGGTTATTACAACTTAATGCAGCCTTTACTATAAAATCATATAGCACATGTTCTGCCACATTTAGACTCAAGATAAGCTAAGTCGCACTGTGGAGGCACTAACACCAATGTAAAGAATATAGTGGCACATTTTCTGATACTTACGGACACCCTTGAGCTGGCTCTTACTCTGGCTACAAagtctttttccttctcagcagcTTGCCTTTGGAGTCTTTGGAAATTTGTTAGTGCTGTGGTGAACTCTCCCACAAGACggtctttctgtatttttctttgacGCTGTAGGAGAAAAAGTTTTACCAAGTCAAATGAGCTCAGGCTTTTCAAGGCTTTACTATTTCCAGTCTGCTAAATACCAAGGCATATATACCCTTTCTTCTAAAATTGGTGTAAGGGAAGGCTGTCAACAAAACCATTTGCAATTCCATGGACAAACCTTCTTTCCTTCTGGGATCACATAACCACACAAATTAAGGCATTTAAAGAAGAAATcagtatatttattttcatttaacagCTGAAAGTGAGAAATGAGCAGTGATAAGAAAGCTTCTACCTTCCTTATTATCCACTGCTTGTAAAATCTTCTGCTTTCGTGTGAAATATTTTGACACCAGGAATGCTAATAAATGCAGAGGTGACTGAATATTGAGGGGAGGATGGGtgcagaaaagaaagaacagagcacttcatatatattttacataaatgCCAGAAATACATATAGAACTGAATCCGTAAGTGGGTTCACATACCCCCTTAAATGCTTTAGAACAGATCCAGAAGTACCTGTTCTAACCTttcaggtttggggtttttttaagatatAGTAAGGGGAAGGGAATATTGGGCACTTGGGAGAGCCTCCACAATATTTGCCTAAATATATTCATACATCAACCCTTACAAATGTCTGAAAGGTTGTCATTTGCCATTCATGAATCTGTTATTTATGCATTTCATTAAGAAATACCTTTGATAAAAGGGTAAAATTAAACAGTAAAACATTTCACTGTGAACTTTTCAACTCCAAGataagcaaacagaaaaaaacccaacaaactaaAGATACTTTGGCTGAACTAGAGGTTATATACCAAGATCAAGTTCTAACACTGCTGTTAGAAGTTTACAGCTTGACAGGATGAGCACACATGGATCATGGCCTGCCATTTGAACTCTGTGTTCAAGACCATTCACTTTTCCAAAGGTTCCCCAGTAACTATCCACAGACCAGGCTAGTTGTTTAAGTGACAATAACCTGAATCCATGTTTTCTAGGATCCTGTTGTTCTTCCTTTATTTAAGTGACAGATTTTGCTAGGATAAGAAACCACAGGAGGGCAGACAGCAGTGTGCTAACCACAACAGCCACTTCACAAGTTTCTGACTGAAAGATTTTACACAGACCTCAGAAAGAAGGTTGATTTAGTAACAGCTTCTGTCTAGTCctcttgagaaaggaaaagcctGTGACAAGACATAGCATATGCTGATCTGAATGATGCAGAACAGACATACTGTGATAATCAAATTATTCAGTGAGTGAACGAGCAGTGTTTTGGCACACAATTTCTTGACCCTGGAAGCAGTCAGAGTCAGATACAGCATCACTGCAATGGCTTATAAAGTATCCAGTTACctaaaaaagcagaaaggcaCAGCACACTGCCCTGATTCCCACTACTTCATTCCTGATACATAAAAACAAGTTTGGGACAAGTCTGGACAGCAACAAAACATTCTTACATTTTAGTGTATTCCCGCATTGTGCAAATGTGTTGACTAACTAAACAGTGCTTTGAAAATAGGAATAAAGAACTGAAGTGACTAAAATACTTTACATGAACCAACATATTAGTCAAACAAGCTATGCTTTTCAGTTTTATACCTGTTCACTTGTTGCAGGCAGAGATCCAAACTCTTTAATGTATTTGTCAGTTTCTTTGGCAAGTTGATTGGTGTATTGCTGCTTCTGTTGCCTAAAACCAAATGCAAATTTTCAGTAGAGACCATTGGGTTACTTTGCTGAATTTCACTGATTCTCAGAAAAACATCAGTACTAAAAGCTTCTCTGAAGCACACAAAGACATCTTTAGTCTATTTTTCACTTTAAAGGCATGAAATAATGGATTCCAGGCAGGATAGGTATTGAAGAATGTGTACTGTGCAGTGTGACAACATAATTAATAATTACTCACTTTTTTTTGCCCCTAGGTTTCATCTGTTTTATTCATGTGCAGCAATACATTTGGAGTCATTATGAATACATACTTTAATACTATTCATATGAATACTTCTGATATTATCACACAATCCTTTACcaatattcactttttttttttctgaagcaacTCAAATTCTTTACCTGCTTTGGCATCTTCCTCGCCTAGTCTATATAAAAAGGTTTTACCTGGAAAGCTATTATTAAGCCATTAGcatcaatatttaaaataatcaaGTAACCCTTGGAAAGGCCAAATATTCAGACAAGTGAAAGACCAATAAAAACTCAAGCAAGTTTACCATATATACATCAATTATACCAATAAGGGTCTGAAGCATGTCCTTAACACCAGTTTCGGTGCTGTACAGATGTGAATTTATGCCTAGATCCTGTTGGGTTATTGCATCAACTATGTATGTATGTTGCTCTTCACCTATTCCCAGTCCCCAGTAGAATATCCCCTGGCTAATGTTATGGGCCCTGAACTCAAGCTATTATGAAGAAATTTGGCTGTTCACACAAAATGCATATCACAACTTTGGTCCAAGACACCTCCTCCTAATATTCAATGGCCACAGCACAGCatgaaacacacaaaaaatgccAGGATAAGCACATGTTGCATACATGCATTTGTGATGCTGAGATTAATGTGGTAAAggagtttaatttaaaaaaatcatactgGCTCATTAGACCatgcagagaaataaagagCAGCTGCTGTCTCTCCTGGAGGCATATTACGGAAAGTCCACTTTTAGGTGACTGAACTCCAGCAAAGCATCTGCCTTGGAGTCTTGATTTCACTTCTGTTATGCTACTATTTCTGGTAGATATTTATTCAATAATGTCATTCCTTACTGTAGCTTTCATCACTAAAAACAACATTCCCCTTCCTCTCCCAGTACTCCACCTCACAAAAAACCCGCCCCAATATCTTCATTACCTTGTGACACTTCTACAGGCAGATTGGAAGTGTTGACTGGAGTGGAGGGGTATGGGGGTATGTTTTTGAGCAGTGCTATTGCTTTCTGGTTGTGCCACTTTGCTAACAAACAACACAGGTTTTATAGATGCACTGATACTGCAGGCAAAATGCACAGGCAAATCAGCTGATTCGAGTTTACAGACTATCCTACTTTTAGAAAGCACATCTCAACATCTAAGTTTCAAATATTTCTCTATGCTCACCTTTCTCAGGGAAATCAAGCACTCTGCCTAACAGAAACCCATCTCATCACCTAAGAGGAGATTGTTTAGGATGCAATGAAATTAAGTCTTATGATGTGAAGAACTCACAGCTGTTGCCTCAACTCAGTCGTGTCCTGTGGTGTTCCAAGCTGATGGAGTATTCTTTGTATTTCAGCAGCTGTTtgtgaagaggaagaaaaatttgAATGGGGCAGAGACAATTGCTATTCAGTTGAATGCATTTTTGCTTGACAATTCTAAAGCCATATAAATAAATTGACAGAAACGGATATAAAGGACTTTTTCAACCTACTATGAAGATCCCATTTGTAACTCCCAGAATAACTACTGAAGAATTTTTGCCATGTTAAAGACAAAACCTGAGGTTTCTTATGAAGGATGGGAATGTATTCAAATCTTTAGGTAGAAACAGGCAATTTAAAGATTagtaaattatttcattataatAAGTCTTAATCCAGggttttattatatttttaaaaataaacagcacCATTCTTATTCTGGTTTCTTTTATGCATATCATTTTGGAAAACCATACAGAAGACTTCTAAAACATTATCTAACACAAATATTCCAGAATCCATGCATCAATAAAGAGACAGCAATAAAGCATTCATGGGTTTACAGTACATTAACAAGGAAATAAAACTCATGTGTCCAGGTTTAAATTGCAATTTTGAGAATCTTATGTTTTTAAGTCTGGGATACAAACTGACAGTGATTTTAAAGTGTATTTCATTAAACATAGTAGTTTTGAACTGCAAGCAGCATATTGTCTGAGCCTTATTTTTGACCTAATATATTTTACTGTCACAtgaaaaaacaagaagaaactTAAGACAGAGACAGAAACTTAAAGGATAGGGAGTTTTTCAAACTGCAAAACTTATAGTTTCCCTGTATTTCTGTGGCTCTCTCCAGGCAGACTGGTGTACCACACAGACAGATATGGTAACATATTATGTGGGATCCTCACTTCATTAgctcactattttttttccctaaatacagttaaaaatgcagtaaaagaCAACTCtacataagaaagaaaaacatactAAAAAAAAGAGAGTAGTTTTCCACTCACTATAGAAGTGATCTGTAGGAGACAGAACTTCAggtaaaatgagaaaataagcTATGAGTTATGTTAACCAGTTAGATAAAACTGCAATTCCttaaagcatttttattaatGATATTAATTCTGATCTTTGCTTCATAACAAATCTCCAGTGAATGTTGTGATACTAGATGATACTAGATTATCTACACTACTTTACAAAACATCCCAGTGCTGACAAGTGCTATAGCCAATACTTTGTGCGCACACCCAGGTAAAGAATACATCAAAATGGGTAAGTTAGATTTACATGAGGTGAAAAATCAAGTACTTAAACCAAGTGTTCTTGAGATAACTAAACGGCATAAACTACTAACAGAATTTCTGTGGGGAATAGCACTGTAAGATGGGTTTCAGGCAGCTTGTATTTTAACTGAGCTGAAAACCAGTAAAACATGAATGAAGATTTTTGATTTTGGCTACTAAGGACCAGCCcttctctgcctcctgcctaCTGGGCAAGGCAGTGCCTGCCTGCCCGCACCTCTGGGCAGATGCAGCTGCTCACACACACTGATTAACACGAGCTCGGGGTAATTAAGCTTCTTTTCATGGTCATTGTAATGCATTGTTTtagaacaaacaaaaacataacGGGCTGGTGTTACCTTCAAGAGTATATAGTTTCAATATCTATAAAACTGAACACTAATTATCCTGTATTTGTTTCAAGGCGTTCTGCCTTCTGACTCCAGAGCCGAGGAGCTCGTTTATTCCGTATGTGCTTTTAAACTGAATGTAAGAAGGAAACCAAAGGACAGGAAAGTCCTGGTGTGTCCTAGCGCCACCTAGAGGTACATTATTTAACTGCAAGTGAAGAAAATGCAGGTTGGTGTTTGAAATAAAAGTTCCCCGAAACATGGCCTGtacttaaaatatttgcattccAAGCTAACTGCATATTTATCCTACTTCTAAAGCTGAACATAAGTAGATAACtgagagaaaattaaaagcCAGCACTTCAAAACTGGTAAGATATACAATTCCAAAGGCAGAGTTTGTGGCAGTTCAGGtcttgtaatttaaaaatttagcataaaattaaaacacattttaccATGAAGTCTGTAAGTATACGTAAAAATAGCAAATTTCTAATAGGACTTCAAATCACAAAGggaaaaattagagaaaaaaattcctaagGACTGAAATAATAGCATCTTCTGTGCTTCCTGTAATTCAGTATTTTCCACCTTAACCTTTCACAATAATAGGtattattgaaaaaataaattatttgtttatATGAAGTATACCACataggaaaatgaaaatgcttattcaagtaaaaaaattgaaaaaaaggcagagcagaaaaagtaaattttgGCCCATCGCCTTCAGCAGCACTCCAGAAGATGCTtcataaaaaaggcaaaaaacaaGTTGGTAGGACCAGTATAACAAACGAAGGGGAGAAGCTGACTTTCCTGAAATCTTGATTTACAGTATATACCTACAGATTGATGAGTTAAAGAAATCAAGTCTTTGTACTCCTTTGTATTAATATAAATATGCTGGCATGTACACAGCctaaaaaatacattctttatAGTCTTATAACTCTTTTGGTTTGGCTTGTTTTTACTAATTTCTCACTGTAGCTACTTCTCATTCTAATATTTGATATAATATTACACATATAATCACAAAGGCACCTAAACTATAGACATTCTGTTTAAAGTGATAGTTTCATGAACAAAATTTTTTAACAGGATTAAAGATATTACCACGAGGATCACAGAGGGAAAGTGTCTTCTTCCctcacatgcacacacaggTCTCACAGAATCTGATTAAAAGCAAGAACTATCTTTGCAACTTCTTAGATCACAGGACAatattccttcctttcctcaaGGGAAAAGCAGGGTAGACTCAGCATCTTTCACTAAAGGTTAGACTGCAGAAATACCTCTGCTTGCTCCTTCCACTGCTGCATTTGTGAAACAAGCAGGGAGAAGAACCAAGCAGGTAATGAAGAGCA is a window encoding:
- the STX7 gene encoding syntaxin-7, with the protein product MSYGPGFGDPNQLAQRITSNIQKITQCSAEIQRILHQLGTPQDTTELRQQLQQKQQYTNQLAKETDKYIKEFGSLPATSEQRQRKIQKDRLVGEFTTALTNFQRLQRQAAEKEKDFVARVRASSRVSGGAPEDNYKEGTLVSWDSQPQAQVQDEEITEDDLRLIEERESSIRQLEADIMDINEIFKDLGMMIHEQGDVIDSIEANVENADVHVQQANQQLSRAANYQQRSRKKMCILIIILAVGALLLGIVIWLIAR